Proteins from a single region of Flaviflexus salsibiostraticola:
- a CDS encoding tRNA (cytidine(34)-2'-O)-methyltransferase — MFDVVFYEPCIPSNTGNAIRLSACTGITLHLVEPLGFNFSDAHLRRAGLDYHDLADMIVHPNFDALLGHLGENRRIFAFTGRTTKSFADVAYQPGDVLLFGPEPTGLPDHILDHDAVTQRVRIPMRPHIRSLNLANSASIAVYEAWRQNGYAGAV; from the coding sequence GTGTTCGACGTCGTCTTCTACGAGCCCTGCATCCCCTCCAATACGGGCAATGCCATCCGGTTGTCTGCCTGCACAGGCATCACCCTTCACCTTGTCGAGCCTCTCGGCTTCAACTTCAGCGACGCTCATCTGCGCCGCGCGGGCCTTGACTATCACGATCTTGCGGACATGATCGTCCACCCCAACTTCGATGCACTGCTGGGGCACCTGGGTGAGAACAGGCGGATCTTCGCCTTCACGGGCAGAACGACCAAGTCGTTCGCCGACGTGGCCTATCAGCCGGGTGATGTGCTGCTGTTCGGCCCAGAGCCGACCGGCCTGCCCGACCACATTCTCGATCACGACGCGGTGACGCAGCGGGTGCGGATCCCGATGCGGCCCCACATCCGCTCACTCAACCTCGCCAACTCGGCATCGATCGCGGTCTACGAGGCGTGGCGCCAGAACGGATACGCCGGCGCCGTGTGA
- a CDS encoding YbhB/YbcL family Raf kinase inhibitor-like protein, translated as MNLDRPVAPDPYDSLPAVPSFVLESEDLVPGEPMPSEYTQPHGNTSPHLSWRDFPPETQSFVVSCFDPDAPTPSGYWHWTIVDLDSTVTFLERGQGESDLFLPGAASHVRTDGGLFGWEGANPPEGDRPHRYIFAVHALDVDSLGLDPDETSPAAVAFNALFHTIARATLEVTYQQ; from the coding sequence ATGAATCTTGACCGCCCTGTCGCCCCTGATCCGTATGACTCGCTTCCCGCGGTTCCGTCGTTCGTCCTGGAATCGGAAGATCTCGTTCCCGGAGAGCCCATGCCGTCGGAGTACACGCAGCCGCACGGGAACACGTCTCCACACCTGTCGTGGCGAGATTTTCCACCCGAGACTCAGAGCTTCGTCGTCTCGTGCTTCGACCCTGATGCGCCGACCCCGTCGGGCTATTGGCACTGGACGATCGTCGATCTCGATTCGACTGTGACATTCCTCGAACGGGGCCAGGGCGAGTCTGATCTGTTCCTGCCCGGCGCCGCCTCGCATGTTCGAACAGACGGCGGGCTGTTCGGCTGGGAGGGTGCGAATCCGCCGGAAGGGGATCGCCCGCACCGATACATCTTCGCCGTCCACGCGCTCGACGTCGATTCTCTCGGGCTGGATCCGGATGAGACATCCCCCGCCGCCGTCGCCTTCAATGCGCTGTTCCACACGATCGCCCGCGCCACGTTGGAAGTGACGTATCAGCAGTAG